A genomic window from Rattus norvegicus strain BN/NHsdMcwi chromosome 9, GRCr8, whole genome shotgun sequence includes:
- the Ackr3 gene encoding atypical chemokine receptor 3, whose amino-acid sequence MDVHLFDYVEPGNYSDINWPCNSSDCIVVDTVQCPAMPNKNVLLYTLSFIYIFIFVIGMIANSVVVWVNIQAKTTGYDTHCYILNLAIADLWVVITIPVWVVSLVQHNQWPMGELTCKITHLIFSINLFGSIFFLACMSVDRYLSITYFTSTSSYKKKMVRRVVCVLVWLLAFFVSLPDTYYLKTVTSASNNETYCRSFYPEHSIKEWLIGMELVSVILGFAVPFTIIAIFYFLLARAMSASGDQEKHSSRKIIFSYVVVFLVCWLPYHFVVLLDIFSILHYIPFTCQLENVLFTALHVTQCLSLVHCCVNPVLYSFINRNYRYELMKAFIFKYSAKTGLTKLIDASRVSETEYSALEQNTK is encoded by the coding sequence ATGGATGTGCATCTGTTTGACTATGTGGAACCTGGGAACTACTCGGACATCAACTGGCCCTGTAACAGTAGCGACTGCATCGTCGTGGACACCGTGCAGTGTCCCGCCATGCCCAACAAGAATGTGCTGCTGTATACCCTCTCCTTCATCTACATTTTCATCTTCGTGATCGGTATGATTGCCAACTCCGTGGTGGTCTGGGTGAATATCCAGGCCAAGACTACAGGCTACGACACACACTGCTACATCTTGAACCTGGCCATTGCCGATCTGTGGGTCGTCATCACCATCCCTGTCTGGGTGGTCAGTCTCGTGCAGCATAACCAGTGGCCCATGGGTGAGCTCACGTGCAAGATCACACACCTCATTTTCTCCATCAACCTCTTTGGGAGCATCTTCTTCCTCGCATGCATGAGCGTGGACCGCTATCTCTCCATCACCTACTTCACCAGCACCTCCAGCTATAAGAAGAAGATGGTACGCCGTGTTGTCTGCGTCTTGGTGTGGCTGCTGGCCTTCTTTGTGTCCCTGCCTGACACCTACTACCTGAAGACGGTCACATCTGCTTCCAACAACGAGACCTACTGCAGGTCCTTCTACCCCGAGCACAGCATCAAGGAGTGGCTCATTGGCATGGAGCTGGTCTCCGTCATCTTGGGTTTTGCTGTCCCCTTCACCATCATTGCTATCTTCTACTTCCTGCTCGCCAGAGCCATGTCAGCATCCGGTGACCAGGAGAAACACAGCAGCCGGAAGATCATCTTCTCCTACGTGGTGGTCTTCCTGGTGTGTTGGCTGCCGTACCATTTTGTGGTTCTGCTGGACATCTTCTCTATCTTGCACTACATCCCGTTCACCTGCCAACTGGAGAATGTGCTCTTTACAGCGCTGCACGTCACGCAGTGCCTGTCCCTGGTGCACTGCTGTGTCAACCCTGTGCTCTACAGCTTCATCAACCGAAACTACAGGTACGAGCTGATGAAGGCCTTCATCTTCAAGTACTCAGCCAAAACAGGACTCACCAAACTCATCGATGCCTCCAGAGTGTCAGAGACAGAGTACTCTGCCCTGGAGCAGAACACCAAGTGA